The nucleotide window CTAAGATAGTGATTTGATCGAtattagacaaaaaaattatatgtacaTGTCCCAAAACTCAAATCATATTGTTTTGTCAATCTAACATCGATCATGTCACCTTATCAATCATGAGTTGGAAGAGTACGATAAACCTACACTTTTAGAGGTTTTTCATGTCGATTTagttgaaatgaaaaataaacaccATGCATTAATAAACTATCAAATTCTAGCATCAGGATTCGAATCCCAAACTAGCGCCCCCATGTCGCTGAAATTGCCAAAACAACCAACCATGGGACCTACTTTTAGAGGGTATATTAATTGTCATTGgtgttttgagaaatttttaagTATTAGCCTATCGTGTACCGTAAAACTTGCCTAAGATTGAGTTGTATCTCctttaatataagaaaaaaacatgcTGTGGAAAACCTCTTAATGCCCTAATCCCTTTAGAGGAAGTCCCTTTTTGACTGTTTCTGTAACAAAACCAACACCTCTTTCCATTTCCACCATTCATGccattctttccttttcttcaaatGATAACCTTACCAAATTCACCTTTCATCTTAACAATGATCAAGCATGGATCCTATACGCTTCCTTGCCAATCAAGTTAAGTCATGAACTTTCTGAGATCACTTCTGAGGCCTTTTCCAGCATAATTCGGATTGCTTTATTTCCGGATTTCAATTCAAAAAACGAGGATATTCTTGACAAGTACACACAATTCTTGTTACCCTCTGTCAGGTGAAGTTATGATCAAAGAACCATTTAAGGTTGAGTATAAGTTTAATAAGAAAGGTTCAGGTGATTTACTGATGTTAGCACACCCTCTTCATCTCCAGCTTATCTCAAAAAGTGATTCCAATGCTACATTTTTTTAGTGATTATAAGTATAAAAGCATTGATGGTGAACTTGTTGGAGTTGTTGGTGATTCATGGCTTTTGAAAACCGATTCTGTTTCTGTAACTTGGCATACAAGCAAAGGTGTAAAAGAAGAATCACATGACAAAATTGTTTCAGCTCTTTCGAAAGATGTTGAAGGTCTAAAGTCATCACCGATAACAACGACATCATCTTACTTTTATGGAAAATTGATAGCAAGAGCTGCAAGGTTAGCATTGATAACTGAAGAGGTGAATTACCTTGATGCAATTCCAATTGTGAAGAAGTACTTGAAGGAATCCATTGAGCCTTGGCTTGatggaacttttaatggaaatgGATTTCtctatgataaaaaatgggGAGGTATTATAACGAAACAAGGTTCTACTGATACCGGTGCTGATTTCGGGTTTGGAATTTATAATGACCATCATTATCATTTAGGTTACTTTCTCTATGGAATTGCACTGTAgataattctttatttttttgc belongs to Medicago truncatula cultivar Jemalong A17 chromosome 6, MtrunA17r5.0-ANR, whole genome shotgun sequence and includes:
- the LOC25496128 gene encoding probable endo-1,3(4)-beta-glucanase ARB_01444 — encoded protein: MSLKLPKQPTMGPTFRGGSPFLTVSVTKPTPLSISTIHAILSFSSNDNLTKFTFHLNNDQAWILYASLPIKLSHELSEITSEAFSSIIRIALFPDFNSKNEDILDKYTQFLLPSVSDYKYKSIDGELVGVVGDSWLLKTDSVSVTWHTSKGVKEESHDKIVSALSKDVEGLKSSPITTTSSYFYGKLIARAARLALITEEVNYLDAIPIVKKYLKESIEPWLDGTFNGNGFLYDKKWGGIITKQGSTDTGADFGFGIYNDHHYHLGYFLYGIAL